In Rhinolophus sinicus isolate RSC01 linkage group LG18, ASM3656204v1, whole genome shotgun sequence, the sequence CCTAGAGTTAAAACCCAGCCCAGCTCCTTCTGGTGTGTGACCTCTGTCTCGGTTGTGGTCTGGGTTCAAGAGGAAACGCACAGGCAGCCCAGGTCATCGGTGTGACTTGTGCCGTGTTTAGCTGATCCGGCACCTCCCACAGCGGCCTGGGCCCAGGTGCACCTGTCCAGGCCGCTGGCCGCACCCCTGCCCGATTCACGCACGCTGGGGTCCTGCACACCTAGCCCCACGCCCCACCCAGGACCAGTGGCCACGGACCAGCCCATAGGCTCACAAGTGAGCAACAGCCACGAGGGGGCGGCAAAGCACTGCCACGCTTTCCACCTGCTTTCACGGCACCTGCCAGAGGATGACTGGGCTGGAGGGAGAGCCCGGAAGGAGCCGGACACCTGGGAGGGCCTCCCTCACCATCTTCAGCAGGACGGGTGGGCTCTTATCCCAGACTTTCACTTAATCTGCAGCTGCCCAGTGACCTTCAGGACGTCACGTGTcctttgagcctcagtgtcctcatacGTGAAATGGGAGCGATAACCCTGACCCAGCCTCACCTCCCAAATCCCATCCCAAGTCTACGCAGAGGCAAGCTCTATAAATCCAAGGCCAAACGCTGGCCGTCCACCGGCTGAGCATAGCCTGGAGAAAGGTTTTCTTGATACCACGAAAACTGGGTGACTTCACATAAAAACCCAGTGTCCTGACTCCCTGGGAGGAACTCAGAGGTGGCTCCCTGCAGGCCCACCACCGAGTGTGTGACACTCACCCTGCCAAGATGTCCACGGTGACGGACAGGCCGATGGAGAATGGAGCCAGAGGGCCCTGCGTCTTCTCGTTGATGGCGCCCATGCAGACAGCCAGCACCAGCAGCGTGGTCAGGACGAGCTCTGCCACCACTGCCCCGGCCACCTGCCCTGGCTCCTGCACCGTCACGAAAGCTGCCCCTGATGCATTCCAGAACCTCTCCTCGGGACTCACGACCTAAAGAGAAGGGGGTGGCCAGAGCTGAAGGGCGGGGCCTAAACTGGCAGTTCCCCCCATGTGGTGTCCGTCAGGCACCTCAGGCCACGTCCCAGCGCTGCCAGTTTTTCCTGTTTGCTCCATGTGAGCTACTGGACTGCCCGGGGCCTCATTTtgctcacctgtgaaatgggggaaCCCAGCGGGGGCGCAGGTGTTACGGGCCTGGAGCACATGTAACTCAGTGGCCCTCTTTGAGAATACAAGACTGCCTTATTTTTACTGGCTCTGCAAACATATGTGACCCAGCGACTGCATCACCAGCCCCTCTGAGGTCCCGTGAAAGGGGCAGGGAGCCCTGAAGCTCCACCGGCATCACAGGAAGTCAGCTTCAGGCAGGGGTCACCGCAGAACACAGAAGAGCCAGGTCAAGAGTTTCTCAGGAAGGATAACCTTAGTCATTCTGCACCCACTCAGTCTTTAGGGAAATGTTTAtagcatgaatgaatgaattaattaattaatgaatgaaccAGTGAAACAACACTCCAACTAGCACATCCAGTCCAAAGCCGGAAATGGGCTCAGGAAGAAAAACCACTAGTCCTGAATTCTGCCTCCTGGTCTGTCCAGGGAAGGGCCTTGTCCAGACATGGACAGAAGGAGGCGGGTTTGGGACCAACCACAGGCCCTTTGCATGTTCCCCTCCCCAGCAGAGAAGGGCCCACCTGACCCCACTGGAGAAACCGGGGAAGACTGGACAGACCctctcccgccccacccccccagaAGCCCCATGAGAGCCAAAGCCACCAGCCCGGCTCCTCGGGTGCCAGTCACCCACCTTGGCCAGGGCAGCCCCGATGAGCCCCCCGCAGAGCTGGGAAATGCAGTACGGAAGCAGCAGCATCAGGTGGAGGCCTCCGACCAGCACGGCCGCCAGGGACACGGCAGGGTTAAAGTGTCCACCGCTGTCACCGCAAAGCAGACGGAAGCAGGAGGCCCCGGTTCAGGCCATGCCCCGGGGCAGGCGTCCCAGCAGCCCTCCAGGCGGGCTGGGCAGCGCCAGAGTCAGTCCAGGGCCGGTCCAAGCAGGAAACAGGCACCAAGTCGTACCCACCCCCACCAGGCGAGGGGCacggggggcgcagcccagccccgccccacGCTCAGACCCCCGGTGCCCCAAAGGAAGAATGCGGCCGGGACCATCCCCACCTACATGCAGACCCCTCGGAGCCCCTCCCAGCCCGTCAGACACACGCGCTGGTCCGAGCGAGACCCCAGGCTCCACACTGGTGGCCTGGTAAGGCCTGGTAAGCAGGCCCTGACGGGTCTGACTGCCCAACCAGGAAAATCCCCCGTGTTTTCCTGTGTCACCATCAGGAGGACCTGACTGAAATATGCATTAGTTCAGACGCACAACACAGTGATTCGGGACTTGTACTGCGACGCGACCCTCGCAGTTAGTTCACATCCATCAGTGTGTGTCACAGCTGGGGAGCGGGGCTGACGAGCACCCGGCCAGGGGCGGCTGTGGGGCCGCGTGATCACCGTCTGGGACATGCCTCGATCGTGCCCAGCTCGCATCAGCATTCTGGTGCACGCGTGGGTGTGCGGAAAGGTAACTGACGTGCACTCTGTGCTCCCATGTCCCAGGGGGGGCCCCGGGGTTTGGAGACACGGAGCATGTGGGCTGCAGAGCCAGGATGTGAGCCCAGGCAGCCCGCCCCCAGCCCGCACCCCGACCCACAGCGCTCCCAGGACCTGCATGTGCGGCCTGCTCCCCACTCAGTGCGACAGGTCAGTGCACGGACAGGTCTCACCTGATATTCCCCAGCGTGGCGATCACAAGGCCCAGGGCCAGCCCGTGGGCCAGTGCCGGCTGCAGCAGCCCAGTTTCCGGCCCGTTCTCGATGACCGACAGGCAGCCGATGAAGATGAagagggcagagcccagcatTTCCACCAGGCAGGGCTGCACCAGCCGCTCGTACCAGAACCCACGGCACCTGGTTCCCATGCTCAGTCCCTTGTCCTTGCCACCGCCAAGTTCAAGGTCACACATAGACACAGCCGCCTGCAGAACAGGACAGGGAGAGTGGATGGGGAGCAGGGGAGCGTGAGAGGaagccctccaccccccacccaggaGGGAATTCCCAGGACGCCCTGGGCAGGCCCGGCCGCGAGGGAGAGGTCAGCAGTGGCTCACGTCTCTGGACATCAGCGCTGAGGCCACACGGGACCAGCGCCTGCCTGAGCGGCTGGGAACCCACACCTGCTGCCCTCTTATCTTGGGCCAGCTGCTGGTCCCGCTACAGGCTCTGCCCTTTTAAAGGCGCCGGCAAAGCAATAAAGCCTGGGTGGGAGGTGGCTCTGGGgcccagaagaggaaacagtCATTGTTTCCAGTCctagctgggcagggcaggccagGCCAGGGGTGGTCAAGGACCACTGAGCCTCCTGCCAACCAGGGGCAAAGGCGCTGGCTTCGCGGGTCACCCAGGCTGCACCCCAGGCCGCCCCAGCAGGCGAGGGAGGGCCCAGCCCCCAGCGTCCCACAGTCACCATCAGGGTCCAAAGGGGCCGTATGTATAAGTGGGGGGGTCCCACTGGCTTAGGGACACTCGTGGGAAGTGACAGCGAACTTCTCTTCAAAGGTTTCCCCACTGAATCCACAGATGTCTCCCTGGACGTGAggcccaaccccccccccccttcactCGCCCCATCGCTGGGCCAGGGCTGGGCGGGCGGACGGATGGTCGTCCACTGACAGACACAGGCAGCAGACGCCAGCAGGCTCCGTGCAAAGCCTCCTGGGAGCCAGCAGGGCACAGCTGGGCATGTGGGGATCAGATCTCATGTTTGCCCGCTGTCTGTCCCCTGCCTGTTTCCACTTCTCTATGGGCTGATGGTGGtaccctccccgcccctccccacaggcctgttgtgtggattaaatgagacgATGCACTTAGCACGACGCCAAGCAAGCAGCAGCTATTCTCGGGTGGGCACTAGTCAGCCGGCCCCGCGTGTCACAGTAACCGCGACATCGCCATGGCTAAGAAAAGGCAGTGTGTTCACATGTGGATCCCCATCGGGTCCCCAGGAGGCTCTTGGCCACGGGGTGACGGGGGACCCAGGCTGTTTCCATCTGGGAGACCCCCGTCAGGTCGTCAGACCTTCCCCAGCAGCCAGCACACAGGGCAGGGAGGGTGTGGGGCTCGCTGTGCAGGGGGTTCTGTGGGCTGGGCCCCGACTTGGCCAGTGTCCCTCTCATCCCGTCTGATTGGCTAGAATTCAGTCACACGGCTGCCTGACCACAACAGCGCTAAGGGGATGGAGCCGAACTGAGTGCCAGACACAGGAAGGAAAGGCACTTGGGGAGCACGGAGCCATTTCTGCTCCCAGGTGTCCCCGGGCTGTCGCTCGAATCACGTCCTTCCCAGACATGCCACCTTCCAGTGCGTTCTACGTCTTTCAGGGCAAAGCCGGGCTCCCTTAGCCAGGAGTCTCCCGACTCGTCTGCAGCCATGTGACCCTCAGCCACTGTCAGAGGAGCCATGGCCCTCGCCCTCCCTGCCCatgccgccccctccctccccttggACTCTCCTGTCCTCTTGGGCACCTTCTCGTCATTCAAGCCTCAGATCAGGTGCCCTCCCTGGCCAGAGCCAGGGCTGGACTCACTGGCTCTAGGACCAGTACTCTCCAGGGAAAAGCTGGATGTCATTCAGGCAAAACAACGTATTTCACAGCACGGCAATTTTCGCACAGCTGACATGTCCCTATGCAATGAAATGACAGGTCTGCCAGCAGCGCCAGACCAACCAAGACTCTTCCTAAGACACTGTTTGATTGACACTTCCCAGTCTTCCAATCCCAGGTCTCGCTGACATGACCAAAGCCTCTAATTTTTATGCCCATTTGAATGGCAACAGTTCAAGACGTCTCTGCCTCTGCAGGCACCTGTTTGCCATCCACCACTAGGTCCGGTCAGAGTGTAAGAGCACACCgcccttccctcttttctccaaATGATGGCGGCACTGCCATGCAAGAATGGGATGCTGGCGCCATGGCAGCTATCTTGAGGCCATGAGGTACAACTCGCCAGAGGGGTGCATGGCTGATGGCATCACCAGGCCGCCAGATGAGCCCCAAGACCAACTGCTCCAGACTTCTTGTTAAATAAACCTGCGTGTCCCAGACTGTTACCAGGGCACCACAGAGAACTCAGTGGGGCCGTGGGGTATTTTAAATTCCCAAGGAAAACAGTAATACTCAAAACCTCAAGGTACTTCACAGTTTGAGTCTAAAAAAGCCCCACATTCCTTTCGATGACACGCACAAGTGATGGCAGTCTCTAGGACGTGTTCTCGTGTGCccggcttatttcactcagcataacatcCTTAAGGCCCACCCACGCTGTAGCGCGTGGCAcgtttccttccttttaaaggctgaataatattccatcgtgtgtGTAGACCACACTTTATTTATCCTTCATCCATCGAGGGACACCTGGGTTGCTCCCACCTTTTGGccactgtgaaaaatgctgctatgaacatgagtgtagTAAATCTTTCTTGATTGCTACAGTCACTTCTTTCCTTAAAATTACCAAAGTCCCTTTTCTGTCAGTGGttggctccccccaccccaccccccttatccccGCCCCCCTGCTCTGTACCTGTAACAAACGTCCAGCACTAGCGTCTGCTCAGGTCTAATCTCTCCTTCCCTGGGTTACAGCACCTTGACTTTCCTTGTGGagaccacagctcctccactctGTGCACACAATTTGGGTCCTGCTGACACCCCTGCCCTCAGcactcagcccccaccccataAGGGCTGGGCATCGACCTATGTCCAGCCGACCAGACACCCCACATCCCAGGCCACCGTGACCCATTCAGGGATGGGCACAGGATCCAAGTCAGGCCACTCACATGCAATTTTGGGAATTTTTCTGGAGATTTTGGGGAAAGAGAAGTGCCCTTTCTCTGGGGTTGCTGGGGGGGTCGGGGGGGATATAGTCCCGCAGCTGCCAGCAGTCACCTCTGCCACCACGAGGGACGAGCCTACAGGGAACAGAGCCACAGAGGAGAATAGGGTGCTGACACCTGACCCCGGCCAGGCTGGACCACCCTGGTCTTTCCAGGTCGTTTTCTTTCTTATGCCGTTTGGAGCTGGGTTATCTCTTGAGGGGCAGGGAGCACCCCATTTACGACACTCCAGCTaccatttgtttttcagattatGGAATTCTGAAACCAGGGCAAATGGGTCCTTGGTGTTTCAGGGTGGGTGGGGTCAGGGCGCCCTGAGTCACCTGGGGACACACCTGTGTATCCGAGAGAGATGATTGAGAGAGAATCTCTCAGAACTTTACAGTCAGATCAGGGAGTTGTGTCAGGCACGTAAATAACTCTTACAGAGGGAAAGATGTGAGGGCAAAAGCCACCGTCAGATAAACTGCCCTGCAGGTTATGGCTGACACCAGGATGCCCTCACCTGGGCCAAGAGACAGCTTCTGTCCCTTTGTCACAGGGCCAGAGGTTCCAGCATTACAGTGGTCGTTTGCATTCGCAGTCGTTATCTATTCAGGTCGTAGCTCTCGGAGGGAAGGGCAAGCTGGCAGGGCCAAGCAGAGGGCTCAGAGGACAAGGTGACCTCTGGCTGGACAAGGTGACCTCTGGTCACCACGGGTGGCAGAACTCTTGGGGCTGCGGTGAGAATGGAAGTCAAGTGACGTAAGTGGGGGCAGGACCCCAGGAGTAATGGGGGGGTGGACAGCAGCAAAGCCAAAGGCCCCCGTTTGGATCAGCATGCAGGGCAGTCA encodes:
- the AQP8 gene encoding aquaporin-8, encoding MSRDAAVSMCDLELGGGKDKGLSMGTRCRGFWYERLVQPCLVEMLGSALFIFIGCLSVIENGPETGLLQPALAHGLALGLVIATLGNISGGHFNPAVSLAAVLVGGLHLMLLLPYCISQLCGGLIGAALAKVVSPEERFWNASGAAFVTVQEPGQVAGAVVAELVLTTLLVLAVCMGAINEKTQGPLAPFSIGLSVTVDILAGGAVSGACMNPARAFGPAVMAGHWTFHWIYWLGPLLASLLVGALVRFFIGDGKTRLILTGR